One Myotis daubentonii chromosome 3, mMyoDau2.1, whole genome shotgun sequence genomic window carries:
- the RTP4 gene encoding receptor-transporting protein 4 produces the protein MNSKHQEQTILDVGEWEQKFQELMQEVKPRHRWTLKFDETLKPDCVAQGRKQYQQKAFGRFQCSSCRRRWASAKVQVLCHMYLEPRQSQGHVLMRLFAQRCQKCYGAQFEKPEFSIDSAMRILNNLVYRIRERCYGNGIRKFSEIPVIPELPLEGSHDMANCEACALGCCVLSSQDCMTKPSNSSFSYMEIGSFDDIFSQAQAMNQSAKAKEAQRSGDSYEHKRSGPSHATAGTQVLGASSQPKRETSRQPTPGSDQQAARRTGSQPIQVSGSLPSGWTTLQPTGAAGSLSSQGANSQSALGTGPQTPQKTYSQAVRQVSQQSKQETVSQATQGPGLQATKKIDVQPTQRVTPTATHGSGTFNGTQGVYRRQESYSPRGSAPDSFYRSSTKTPPNDSFGINNLFKWGCDRVADLWNFVASKYF, from the exons ATGAACTCCAAACATCAAGAGCAAACAATTTTGGATGTTGGGGAATGGGAGCAGAAGTTTCAAGAACTGATGCAGGAGGTGAAACCCCGGCACAGATGGACCCTGAAGTTTGATGAGACTCTTAAGCCAGACTGTGTGGCCCAAGGCCGGAAGCAATACCAGCAGAAAGCATTTGGCAG GTTCCAGTGTTCTTCGTGCCGGCGACGTTGGGCTTCTGCCAAGGTGCAGGTCCTGTGTCATATGTACCTGGAGCCCCGACAGTCCCAGGGCCATGTGCTTATGCGGCTCTTTGCTCAGAGGTGCCAGAAGTGTTACGGGGCTCAATTTGAGAAGCCTGAGTTCTCCATCGATAGTGCCATGAGGATTTTGAACAATCTGGTGTACCGCATTCGGGAGAGATGCTATGGAAATGGCATCAGGAAGTTCTCAGAGATACCAGTGATCCCGGAATTGCCTTTGGAAGGGTCCCATGACATGGCCAATTGTGAGGCTTGCGCTCTGGGCTGCTGTGTACTGAGCTCACAAGACTGCATGACAAAACCATCCAACTCCTCTTTCTCCTACATGGAGATTGGGAGCTTTGATGACATATTCAGCCAAGCCCAAGCCATGAACCAGTCAGCTAAGGCAAAGGAGGCTCAAAGGAGTGGGGATTCCTATGAGCATAAGAGGTCAGGGCCCAGCCATGCCACTGCTGGAACCCAAGTGCTTGGGGCAAGCTCTCAGCCCAAACGGGAGACAAGCCGACAACCGACACCAGGGTCAGACCAGCAGGCTGCACGTAGAACAGGGTCACAGCCCATCCAGGTATCAGGGTCACTTCCCTCAGGGTGGACAACCCTACAGCCCACAGGAGCAGCAGGCTCATTATCTTCACAGGGGGCAAATTCACAGTCTGCCCTGGGGACAGGACCACAGACCCCCCAGAAGACATATTCTCAGGCTGTAAGGCAGGTCAGCCAACAGTCTAAACAGGAGACAGTTTCACAGGCCACACAAGGGCCAGGTCTTCAGGCCACAAAGAAAATAGACGTACAGCCCACACAGAGGGTAACCCCCACAGCTACACATGGATCTGGGACCTTCAATGGAACTCAAGGTGTCTATAGAAGGCAGGAGAGTTATTCACCCAGAGGGTCTGCTCCAGACAGCTTTTACAGATCCTCTACCAAAACACCACCAAATGACTCCTTTGGCATAAATAACTTATTCAAGTGGGGCTGTGACCGTGTTGCTGATCTGTGGAACTTTGTTGCatctaaatacttttaa